CGCTGCTGATCACCTACGGAATATTCCGGCTGCAGGGATCCCTGCCGTTCAACCCGCAGCATTTCGGTGCGGTGCGCTCGGACACCGCGTGGAACACCTCGGTGTCGTTCGTGACGAACACGAACTGGCAGTCGTATTCAGGCGAGTCGACGATGTCATATCTGTCGCAGATGGGCTCGCTCGCGGTGCAGAACTTCCTGTCCGCAGCGGTCGGTATGGCCGTGGCCGTCGCGATGGTGCGCGGGTTCGCCCGCAAAGGATCGACCACGATCGGCAACTTCTGGGTGGACCTGGTCCGCAGCACGATCTACATCCTGCTGCCCATCTCGTTCGTGGCCGCGATCGTCTTCATGGGGCAGGGCGCGGTCGAGACGCTGTCCGGCGCCGTCTCGATCCACAACGAGATGAACGGGATCAGCCAGGTCTTGGGCCGCGGCCCGATGGCCTCCCAGGAGGTCATCAAGCAGCTCGGCACGAACGGCGGCGGATTCTTCAACGCCAACGGCGCCAACCCGCTGGAGAACCCGAGCGGCCTGACCAACCTGCTCTCGGTGCTGCTGATCCTGTGCATCCCGGTCGCGTTCACCTACGTGTTCGGCAAGATGGTCTTCAACGTCCGCCAGGGCGTCGCGATCCTCGCGGTGATGACCGTGATATTCGCCGGCTGGCTGACCATGTCGACGGTCGCCGAGCACCAGAGCACCCCCGCGATGTCCCAGGTCAGCATCAGCGACACGGGCGCCGGCAACATGGAGGGCAAGGAGACCCGGTTCGGGGTGCCGTCCTCCGCGCTGTACAACGTGACCTCGACGCAGACGTCGACGGGCTCGGTGGACTCGGCGGCGGACTCCTACACGCCCATCGGCGGGTTCGCGATGCCCACCGGCATGATGCTCGGCGAGGTCAGCCCCGGCGGCGTGGGCACCGGCCTCTACGGGATCCTGCTGTTCTCGGTGCTCACCGTGTTCATCGGCGGGTTGATGGTCGGACGGACACCGGAGTTCCTGGGCAAGAAGATCCAGGGCAGAGAGGTGAAGCTCGCCACTCTGGGGGTCCTCGTCATGCCCATCACGGTGCTGGTGCTGACCTCCGTGGCGGCCGCCGTCGGTGCCGGCCGGGCCGGCCCGCTCAACGGCGGACCGCACGGGTTCTCCGAGATCCTCTACGCCTACACCTCGCAGACCAACAACAACGGTTCCGGGTTCGGCGGACTCAGCGCGAACACCCCCTTCTACAACATCACCGGCACCATCGGTCTGCTGCTGGGCAGGTTCGGGATGATCATCCCGGTGCTCGCGCTGGCCGGCGGCCTCGCCGCGAAGAAGCCGGTGGCGGCCGGTCTCGGGACCTTCCGCACCGACAAGCCCATGTTCGCCGTCCTGCTGACCTTCGTGATCCTGATCGTGGGTGCGCTGACGTTCTTCCCGTCGCTCGCGCTGGGTCCGCTGGTCGAGCAGGTCAGCCACGGCCACTTCTTCTGATGGACACGAAGCCGATGAGTGCGAAACGCATACACCTCGCGCCGGCGCGCTCGCTGCGCGTAGGGAAAGGAAAGCTGTGATGTCGGACGTTCGTGTCCTCGACGCGGCCGATGCCGGGCCGGGTGCGCCGCAGGGCCCCCGCGGGGTGGTGAACCGGCGCAACCTGTTCGACCAGCAGATCCTGCGGCAGGCGGCGGCGGATTCGCTGCGCAAACTCTACCCGCGCGTGCAGATCAAGAACCCGGTCATGTTCGTGGTGCTGCTCGGCACCGTCGTCACCCTCATCTCGTCGATCGCGCACCCCAGCGTGTTCGCCTGGCTGGTGACCGTCTGGCTGGCGCTGACGGTGCTGTTCGCCAACTTCGCCGAGGGGATGGCCGAGGGCCGCGGCAAGGCGCAGGCCGACACCCTGCGCCGCACCCGCACCGAGACCGACGCCCGCCTGCTGGCTTCGGACGGCACCGAGCGGCGGATCGCCGCCGCGGACCTGAACGCCGGGGACGTCGTGGTCTGCGAGTCCGGCGACGTCATCCCCTCCGACGGCGAGATCGTCGAGGGTGTCGCGTCCGTCGACGAGTCGGCGATCACGGGCGAGTCCGCGCCGGTGGTGCGCGAGTCCGGCGGCGACCGTTCCGCGGTCACCGGCGGCACCCGCGTTCTGTCGGACCGCATCGTCGTGCGCATCACCGCCGAGCCGGGCAGGACGTTCCTGGACCAGATGATCCGCCTGGTCGAGGGCGCCAAGCGGCAGAAGACCCCCAACGAGATCGCGCTGGCGATCCTGCTCGCGGCGCTCACGATCATCTTCATCCCGGTCGTGGTCACGTTGCAGCCGATGGCGAGCTTCTTCGGGGCGCACGTCGAGGTGGTCACCCTCATCGCGCTGCTGGTCTGCCTGATCCCGACCACGATCGGCGCCCTGCCGTCCGCGATCGGCATCGCCGGCATGGACCGGCTGGTGCAGCGCAACGTGCTGGCGATGAGCGGCCGGGCGGTCGAGGCCGCCGGTGACGTGCAGACCCTGCTGCTGGACAAGACCGGCACCATCACCCTGGGAAACCGGCAGGCCGCGCGGTTCCGCCCGGTCGGTCAGTGCACAGAGGACGAACTGGCCGCCGCGGCGCAGCTCGCCTCGCTCGCCGACGAGACCCCGGAGGGGCGCTCGATCGTGGTCCTCGCCAAGGAGCGCCACGGCCTGCGTGAACGCGACCTGGGGCCGGAGCACGTGTTCGTCCCGTTCAGCGCCACCACCCGGATGTCCGGTCTCGACACCGAGGGCCGGCAGATACGCAAGGGCGCGGCGGACGCCGTCAAGCGCTGGGTGACCGAGCAGGGCGGGTCGCTGCCCGCCGACCTCGACCCGATCG
The nucleotide sequence above comes from Streptomyces sp. TS71-3. Encoded proteins:
- the kdpA gene encoding potassium-transporting ATPase subunit KdpA codes for the protein MAFAWTIVAFVVVLALCWRFLGQYMVYVYEGRARWLAWIERPIYRSLRVSPESEQTWQRYAASTIGFTAFALLITYGIFRLQGSLPFNPQHFGAVRSDTAWNTSVSFVTNTNWQSYSGESTMSYLSQMGSLAVQNFLSAAVGMAVAVAMVRGFARKGSTTIGNFWVDLVRSTIYILLPISFVAAIVFMGQGAVETLSGAVSIHNEMNGISQVLGRGPMASQEVIKQLGTNGGGFFNANGANPLENPSGLTNLLSVLLILCIPVAFTYVFGKMVFNVRQGVAILAVMTVIFAGWLTMSTVAEHQSTPAMSQVSISDTGAGNMEGKETRFGVPSSALYNVTSTQTSTGSVDSAADSYTPIGGFAMPTGMMLGEVSPGGVGTGLYGILLFSVLTVFIGGLMVGRTPEFLGKKIQGREVKLATLGVLVMPITVLVLTSVAAAVGAGRAGPLNGGPHGFSEILYAYTSQTNNNGSGFGGLSANTPFYNITGTIGLLLGRFGMIIPVLALAGGLAAKKPVAAGLGTFRTDKPMFAVLLTFVILIVGALTFFPSLALGPLVEQVSHGHFF
- the kdpB gene encoding potassium-transporting ATPase subunit KdpB — its product is MSDVRVLDAADAGPGAPQGPRGVVNRRNLFDQQILRQAAADSLRKLYPRVQIKNPVMFVVLLGTVVTLISSIAHPSVFAWLVTVWLALTVLFANFAEGMAEGRGKAQADTLRRTRTETDARLLASDGTERRIAAADLNAGDVVVCESGDVIPSDGEIVEGVASVDESAITGESAPVVRESGGDRSAVTGGTRVLSDRIVVRITAEPGRTFLDQMIRLVEGAKRQKTPNEIALAILLAALTIIFIPVVVTLQPMASFFGAHVEVVTLIALLVCLIPTTIGALPSAIGIAGMDRLVQRNVLAMSGRAVEAAGDVQTLLLDKTGTITLGNRQAARFRPVGQCTEDELAAAAQLASLADETPEGRSIVVLAKERHGLRERDLGPEHVFVPFSATTRMSGLDTEGRQIRKGAADAVKRWVTEQGGSLPADLDPIVERFAKAGSTPLVVADQSRVLGVIELKDVVKEGTAERFAELRAMGIRTVMITGDNPLTAAAIAQEAGVDDYLAEATPDRKMELIKAEQDGGKLVAMTGDGTNDAPALAQADVGVAMNTGTTAAKEAGNMVDLDSNPTKLIEIAEIGKQLLITRGALTTFSIANDVAKYFAIIPALFVSKFPEMDAYNIMALHSPTSAVLSAVIFNALVIVFLIPLALRGVRFKLTSATAILRRNVLIYGVGGLVIPFVGIKLIDLILTALHAY